A part of Streptomyces sp. NBC_00557 genomic DNA contains:
- a CDS encoding amino acid permease, which produces MDSRPEAAAPRTRTHSLTRRLPVRHLVGEAAGSPLKRTMGVAQLTLLSVGATLGTGIFVVLGQAVPEAGPAIVVSFVLAGVTALFSALSYAELAGMIPGSGSSYSYAYATLGELVAWVCGWCLILEYGVSVAAVAVGWGQYVNELLQLTFGVALPDSLSAPPGAGGTLNIPAALIVVLAMVVLLRGAKESAVANTIMVAVKIAALVLFCAVAFTAFRAGNFHPLFPLGAAGMSAGAASLFFSYIGFDAASTAGEEARDPQRDLPRAIILSLVLVTALYVLVAVAALGAMPWKQFAGTEATLSEVLVRSVGGGNLWPILLSVGAVVATTSVVLTVQYGQIRILFAMARDGLVPPLFAKVHPRTGVPRANTVIVSAFIAVLAALVPLGSLADATSIGTLFAFMLVNLAVVILRRRSPEAPRSFRVPFSPVTPLLGVGFCVYMLGSLGAGTWIAFGAWMAAGLVIYGLYGIRHSRLALLRPDLQEDPA; this is translated from the coding sequence GTGGACAGCCGGCCGGAGGCCGCAGCGCCGAGAACCCGGACACACAGCCTCACCCGGCGCCTGCCGGTGCGGCATCTCGTCGGCGAGGCCGCCGGCAGCCCGCTGAAGCGGACCATGGGCGTGGCCCAGCTGACGCTGCTCAGCGTGGGAGCCACCCTCGGCACGGGCATCTTCGTGGTGCTCGGGCAGGCCGTGCCGGAGGCGGGACCGGCGATCGTCGTCTCCTTCGTCCTGGCCGGCGTCACCGCCCTGTTCTCGGCGCTGTCGTACGCGGAGCTGGCCGGCATGATCCCCGGCTCGGGGTCCTCCTACAGCTACGCCTACGCCACCCTCGGCGAACTGGTCGCCTGGGTGTGCGGCTGGTGTCTCATCCTGGAGTACGGGGTGTCGGTCGCCGCCGTGGCCGTGGGCTGGGGGCAGTACGTCAACGAGCTGCTCCAGCTCACCTTCGGGGTGGCCCTGCCCGACTCGCTCAGCGCGCCGCCCGGCGCCGGGGGCACCCTGAACATCCCGGCCGCCCTCATCGTCGTCCTCGCGATGGTCGTCCTGCTGCGCGGCGCCAAGGAGAGCGCCGTCGCCAACACGATCATGGTCGCCGTCAAGATCGCCGCCCTCGTGCTGTTCTGCGCCGTCGCCTTCACCGCCTTCCGCGCCGGGAACTTCCACCCCCTCTTCCCGCTCGGCGCCGCCGGCATGAGCGCCGGAGCGGCCTCCCTGTTCTTCTCCTACATCGGGTTCGACGCCGCCTCCACCGCGGGCGAGGAGGCCCGCGATCCGCAGCGGGACCTGCCGCGGGCCATCATCCTGTCGCTCGTCCTCGTCACCGCCCTGTACGTCCTCGTCGCGGTCGCCGCGCTCGGCGCCATGCCGTGGAAGCAGTTCGCGGGCACCGAGGCCACGCTCAGCGAGGTGCTGGTGCGGTCCGTCGGCGGCGGGAACCTGTGGCCGATCCTGCTGTCCGTCGGCGCGGTCGTCGCCACCACCAGCGTGGTGCTCACCGTGCAGTACGGGCAGATCCGCATCCTGTTCGCCATGGCCCGGGACGGGCTCGTGCCGCCGCTGTTCGCCAAGGTGCACCCGCGCACCGGGGTGCCCCGCGCCAACACCGTGATCGTCTCGGCGTTCATCGCGGTCCTCGCCGCCCTCGTGCCGCTCGGCAGCCTCGCCGACGCCACCAGCATCGGCACCCTCTTCGCGTTCATGCTGGTCAACCTGGCCGTTGTCATCCTGCGCCGGCGCAGCCCCGAGGCCCCGCGCTCCTTCCGGGTGCCGTTCTCGCCCGTCACGCCGCTGCTCGGCGTCGGCTTCTGCGTCTACATGCTCGGCAGCCTGGGCGCCGGCACCTGGATCGCGTTCGGCGCGTGGATGGCCGCCGGACTCGTGATCTACGGCCTCTACGGCATCCGGCACTCCCGGCTCGCCCTGCTCCGGCCCGACCTCCAGGAAGACCCCGCATGA
- the dapE gene encoding succinyl-diaminopimelate desuccinylase — MTRLDLTADVVDLTRALVDLPSESGQEAEIADAVEHALRALPHLTVDRVGNSVVARTRLGRGERALIAGHLDTVPAAGNLPSRLADGRVHGLGACDMKGGVAVALRLAATVTAPVRDVSYVFYECEEVEGARNGLARIGAERPELLQDAGLALLMEPSDAGVEAGCQGILTADIVVGGARAHTARAWQGVNAAHKAGRVLQRLDAHRPERVVVDGLEYREGLSAVAVRAGVAGNVVPDECVVTVNCRFAPSRSPKEAEAYVRGLFPEYEVRVTEVVGGALPHLDRVGALAAALGAEPRPKLGWTDVARFAALGVPALNYGPGDPSLAHTPGEYVPVEHLRRCEARLRAWLSRALPAPSTEARAPAVRPGHPGRPRPAAGAA, encoded by the coding sequence ATGACCCGCCTCGACCTCACCGCCGACGTCGTCGACCTCACCCGCGCCCTGGTCGACCTGCCCTCCGAGAGCGGGCAGGAGGCGGAGATCGCGGACGCCGTCGAGCACGCCCTGCGCGCCCTGCCGCATCTCACCGTCGACCGGGTCGGCAACTCCGTCGTCGCCCGCACCCGGCTCGGCCGCGGCGAACGCGCCCTGATCGCCGGGCACCTGGACACCGTCCCGGCGGCGGGCAACCTGCCCTCCCGGCTCGCGGACGGCCGCGTGCACGGGCTCGGCGCCTGCGACATGAAGGGCGGGGTGGCGGTCGCCCTGCGGCTGGCGGCCACCGTGACCGCGCCGGTGCGCGACGTCAGTTACGTCTTCTACGAGTGCGAGGAGGTGGAGGGGGCCCGCAACGGGCTCGCCCGCATCGGCGCCGAGCGGCCGGAACTGCTTCAGGACGCCGGGCTCGCCCTCCTCATGGAGCCCTCCGACGCCGGTGTGGAGGCCGGCTGCCAGGGCATCCTCACCGCCGACATCGTGGTCGGGGGCGCCCGCGCCCACACCGCCCGCGCCTGGCAGGGCGTCAACGCCGCGCACAAGGCCGGCCGGGTGCTGCAGCGGCTCGACGCGCACCGGCCGGAGCGCGTCGTGGTCGACGGGCTGGAGTACCGGGAGGGACTGAGCGCCGTCGCCGTACGGGCCGGGGTCGCCGGGAACGTCGTACCCGACGAGTGCGTGGTCACCGTCAACTGCCGCTTCGCGCCGAGCCGCTCACCGAAGGAGGCGGAGGCGTACGTGCGCGGGCTCTTCCCGGAGTACGAGGTCCGGGTCACGGAGGTCGTCGGCGGGGCCCTGCCGCACCTCGACCGGGTCGGCGCCCTGGCCGCCGCGCTCGGCGCCGAGCCGCGGCCCAAGCTGGGCTGGACGGACGTCGCCCGGTTCGCCGCGCTGGGCGTGCCCGCGCTCAACTACGGCCCCGGCGACCCCTCCCTCGCCCACACGCCGGGGGAGTACGTGCCCGTCGAGCATCTTCGGCGCTGTGAGGCGCGGCTCAGGGCGTGGCTGAGCCGAGCCCTGCCAGCACCCTCAACTGAAGCCAGAGCACCAGCCGTTCGTCCGGGTCATCCAGGTCGACCCCGACCTGCTGCTGGAGCTGCCTGA
- a CDS encoding PucR family transcriptional regulator, with protein MDACTLGDLLDVVGGPALRLHTAPAGQAVPVTEAVLYDGRLPLPRLPGALLLAVGVPAAEAGPLLRAAAEAELTGVVVRGAGGPAGEAEAHGVALLSVAEDAAWHHVHLLLASALAAGPAAPADGGLGDLFALADAIATATGGATAIEDPRQRILAYSTVPGQPVDEDRRQGILGRQVPPSAENTEQYRRLFAADRPLRLPALSDGDLPRLAMPVRAGGETLGSVWVIDGGSLADDAEDTLAQGASTAALLLLRARAARELARHRGSELLRRLLDGTAPDPATAAERLGVTGPARVAAFVLDSAANVPDAERTALRLLDAVRLSCEARYGRHAGVLVDGVVYAVLPGPGERHRRLAEDIVARAGQALRAPVRAALGEVVPDAAGLADSRADADLVLRVLDAELPVAAVDEVRARVVLLRLAEVMGERRELKAGAWRRVLAYDAEHGTEYARTLVCWFDAGCDMAGAARLLAVHPNTCRYRLRQLQQQVGVDLDDPDERLVLWLQLRVLAGLGSATP; from the coding sequence ATGGACGCCTGCACCCTCGGTGACCTCCTGGACGTCGTCGGCGGTCCCGCGCTGCGCCTGCACACGGCGCCCGCCGGGCAGGCCGTACCGGTCACCGAGGCGGTGCTGTACGACGGCCGGCTCCCGCTGCCCCGGCTGCCCGGCGCGCTGCTGCTGGCGGTCGGCGTACCGGCGGCCGAGGCGGGCCCGCTGCTGCGGGCGGCGGCCGAGGCGGAGCTGACCGGGGTGGTGGTGCGCGGCGCCGGCGGCCCGGCCGGCGAGGCGGAGGCGCACGGCGTGGCGCTGCTGTCGGTCGCCGAGGACGCGGCCTGGCACCATGTGCACCTGCTGCTGGCCTCGGCCCTCGCCGCGGGGCCCGCCGCGCCGGCCGACGGCGGCCTCGGTGATCTGTTCGCGCTGGCCGACGCGATCGCCACGGCGACCGGCGGCGCCACCGCCATCGAGGATCCCCGGCAGCGCATCCTCGCCTACTCCACGGTCCCCGGTCAGCCGGTGGACGAGGACCGCCGGCAGGGCATCCTCGGCCGGCAGGTGCCGCCCAGCGCGGAGAACACCGAGCAGTACCGCCGGCTGTTCGCCGCCGACCGGCCGCTCCGGCTGCCCGCGCTGTCCGACGGCGACCTGCCCCGCCTCGCCATGCCGGTGCGGGCGGGCGGCGAGACGCTCGGCTCGGTCTGGGTGATCGACGGCGGCTCGCTCGCCGACGACGCCGAGGACACCCTCGCCCAGGGCGCCTCCACCGCCGCCCTGCTCCTGCTGCGGGCGCGCGCCGCCCGGGAACTGGCCCGGCACCGGGGCAGCGAACTGCTGCGCCGCCTGCTGGACGGCACGGCCCCGGACCCGGCGACGGCCGCCGAACGGCTCGGCGTCACCGGGCCCGCCCGGGTCGCGGCCTTCGTGCTCGACTCCGCCGCGAACGTCCCCGACGCCGAGCGCACCGCGCTGCGCCTCCTGGACGCCGTGAGGCTGAGCTGCGAGGCGCGCTACGGGAGGCACGCCGGGGTGCTGGTGGACGGGGTGGTGTACGCGGTGCTGCCCGGGCCCGGCGAGCGGCACCGGCGGCTGGCCGAGGACATCGTGGCGCGGGCCGGGCAGGCGCTGCGGGCGCCGGTGCGGGCGGCGCTCGGCGAGGTGGTGCCGGACGCGGCGGGCCTGGCGGACTCGCGGGCGGACGCGGACCTGGTGCTGCGGGTGCTGGACGCGGAGCTGCCGGTGGCCGCGGTGGACGAGGTCCGGGCCCGGGTGGTGCTGCTGCGGCTGGCCGAAGTGATGGGCGAGCGGCGGGAATTGAAGGCGGGCGCGTGGCGGCGGGTGCTGGCGTACGACGCCGAGCACGGCACGGAGTACGCCCGCACACTGGTCTGCTGGTTCGACGCGGGCTGTGACATGGCGGGCGCGGCCAGGCTTCTCGCCGTGCACCCCAACACCTGCCGCTACCGCCTCAGGCAGCTCCAGCAGCAGGTCGGGGTCGACCTGGATGACCCGGACGAACGGCTGGTGCTCTGGCTTCAGTTGAGGGTGCTGGCAGGGCTCGGCTCAGCCACGCCCTGA
- a CDS encoding chorismate synthase, which yields MTAGVTIRTVQDVASLAAVADYFSDVWHTPRSAPPYPAEVLHSLVHAGGAVHAAYDGRRLAGASVAVLAPDRGTYSLVAAADRGLGHAVKLAQRDWALGLGARTMRWTFDPLVGRNARFNLVKLGATGTEYLVDFYGPMTDGVNDGDESDRLTVTWDLEAPPRSTEPPGPAGAPVTRTAPDGDPLARRDDRHVWCRVPEDAVKLRAADPALALRWRHAVREVLLTAFEEGFRATGMSRDGWYTLSRTGEAA from the coding sequence ATGACAGCAGGAGTCACCATCCGTACCGTCCAGGACGTCGCCTCCCTCGCGGCCGTGGCCGACTACTTCAGCGACGTCTGGCACACGCCGCGCTCCGCACCGCCCTACCCGGCCGAGGTCCTGCACAGCCTGGTGCACGCGGGCGGCGCGGTGCACGCCGCGTACGACGGGCGGCGGCTCGCCGGGGCGTCCGTCGCCGTCCTCGCCCCCGACCGCGGCACGTACTCCCTGGTCGCCGCCGCCGACCGGGGCCTTGGGCACGCCGTGAAGCTCGCCCAGCGCGACTGGGCGCTCGGCCTGGGCGCCCGCACCATGCGCTGGACCTTCGACCCGCTCGTCGGCCGCAACGCCCGCTTCAACCTGGTCAAGCTGGGCGCCACCGGCACCGAGTACCTGGTCGACTTCTACGGCCCCATGACCGACGGCGTGAACGACGGCGACGAGAGCGACCGGCTGACCGTGACCTGGGACCTGGAGGCGCCGCCCCGCTCGACCGAGCCCCCGGGCCCCGCCGGCGCGCCCGTCACCCGCACCGCCCCCGACGGCGACCCCCTCGCCCGCCGCGACGACCGGCACGTCTGGTGCCGGGTGCCCGAGGACGCCGTCAAGCTGCGCGCCGCCGACCCGGCGCTGGCGCTGCGCTGGCGGCACGCGGTGCGCGAGGTGCTGCTGACGGCCTTCGAGGAGGGGTTCCGCGCCACCGGAATGTCCCGCGACGGCTGGTACACGCTGTCCCGGACCGGGGAGGCGGCGTGA
- the menC gene encoding o-succinylbenzoate synthase yields the protein MKLERVEIVHVAIPLVTPFRTSFGTMTEKDTFLLHVVTDSAEGWSEFAADPEPLYCSEFVAGAEIVLRDFLVPRAAALPDLSTARLAPALAKIKGHELAKAALETALLDAELRSYGMPLAAFLGAVRDRVPAGVSVGIKDSVPELLDEVERHLAEGYVRIKLKIEPGWDVEPVRAVRERFGAGLPLQVDANTAYTLADAEHLRRLDDFGLLLIEEPLEEDNLHAHAVLQQRLRTPVCLDESLHHARGTAAAIAMDACRVVNVKPARVGGYLEARRVHDVAHAHGVPVWCGGMLETGIGRAPNLALAALPGFTLPGDTSASSRYFAEDLTEPFVLQDGHLPVPTRPGIGVEPLPDALRRFTRERRDLYGGRRHHAWSR from the coding sequence GTGAAGCTGGAGCGCGTCGAGATCGTGCACGTGGCGATCCCGCTGGTCACCCCGTTCCGCACGTCCTTCGGCACGATGACGGAGAAGGACACCTTCCTGCTGCACGTCGTCACCGACTCCGCCGAGGGCTGGTCGGAGTTCGCCGCCGACCCCGAGCCGCTGTACTGCTCGGAGTTCGTCGCGGGCGCCGAGATCGTGCTGCGCGACTTCCTCGTCCCGCGCGCGGCCGCCCTCCCCGACCTCAGCACGGCCCGGCTGGCCCCGGCCCTCGCGAAGATCAAGGGCCACGAGCTGGCGAAGGCGGCCCTGGAGACGGCCCTGCTGGACGCCGAGCTGCGGTCGTACGGCATGCCGCTCGCGGCCTTTCTGGGCGCGGTACGGGACCGGGTGCCGGCCGGGGTGTCGGTCGGCATCAAGGACTCGGTGCCCGAACTGCTGGACGAGGTCGAGCGCCATCTCGCCGAGGGGTACGTCCGCATCAAGCTGAAGATCGAGCCCGGCTGGGACGTCGAACCGGTCCGCGCGGTCCGCGAGCGCTTCGGCGCCGGCCTCCCCCTCCAGGTGGACGCCAACACCGCCTACACCCTCGCGGACGCCGAGCACCTGCGCCGCCTCGACGACTTCGGGCTGCTGCTGATCGAGGAGCCGCTGGAGGAGGACAACCTGCACGCCCACGCCGTCCTCCAGCAGCGGCTGCGGACGCCCGTCTGCCTGGACGAGTCCCTGCACCACGCCCGCGGCACGGCCGCCGCGATCGCCATGGACGCCTGCCGGGTGGTCAACGTCAAGCCCGCCCGGGTCGGCGGCTACCTCGAGGCCCGCCGGGTCCACGACGTGGCCCACGCCCACGGGGTCCCGGTGTGGTGCGGCGGCATGCTGGAGACGGGCATCGGCCGCGCCCCCAACCTCGCCCTGGCCGCCCTGCCCGGCTTCACCCTGCCGGGCGACACCTCGGCCTCCTCCCGCTACTTCGCCGAGGACCTCACCGAGCCGTTCGTCCTTCAGGACGGCCACCTCCCGGTCCCGACCCGCCCCGGCATCGGCGTCGAGCCGCTGCCCGACGCGCTGCGCAGGTTCACCCGGGAACGGCGGGACCTGTACGGGGGACGAAGGCACCACGCGTGGTCACGTTAG
- a CDS encoding S16 family serine protease, giving the protein MLSRLTRLQAVAVCAVPAVALLATAAFAPLPFSVAQPGMTANVLGENKGTKVITVSGAPVRRTSGQLRMVTIVATGPDARVTLGDVFGSWFRTDRAVMPRDAVYPSGDTVKEIEKHNEAQMKQSQDAATQAALKYLGLSADKVRVTLKLADVGGPSAGLLFTLGIIDKLHGNGSGGDLTGGRTIAGTGTIDASGKVGAVGGVALKTQAARRDGATVFLVPKAECADAKAELPKGLRLIPVTTLTTAVNALNTLNTGKGSVPSC; this is encoded by the coding sequence GTGCTCTCACGTCTCACACGCCTCCAGGCCGTAGCCGTCTGTGCCGTGCCCGCCGTGGCCCTGCTGGCCACGGCGGCGTTCGCGCCGCTGCCGTTCTCCGTGGCGCAGCCCGGCATGACGGCGAACGTGCTCGGCGAGAACAAGGGCACCAAGGTGATCACCGTCTCCGGTGCGCCGGTACGGCGGACCAGCGGGCAGCTGCGCATGGTCACGATCGTGGCGACCGGGCCGGACGCGCGGGTCACCCTCGGCGACGTGTTCGGCAGCTGGTTCCGCACCGACCGGGCGGTGATGCCGCGCGACGCGGTCTACCCGAGCGGCGACACCGTGAAGGAGATCGAGAAGCACAACGAGGCCCAGATGAAGCAGTCCCAGGACGCGGCGACCCAGGCGGCGCTGAAGTACCTCGGGCTGAGCGCCGACAAGGTCCGGGTCACCCTGAAGCTCGCCGACGTGGGCGGGCCGAGCGCGGGCCTGCTGTTCACCCTGGGCATCATCGACAAGCTGCACGGCAACGGCAGCGGCGGTGACCTCACCGGCGGCCGCACCATCGCCGGCACCGGCACGATCGACGCCTCCGGGAAGGTCGGCGCGGTCGGCGGGGTCGCCCTGAAGACGCAGGCCGCGCGCCGGGACGGCGCCACCGTCTTCCTGGTCCCCAAGGCCGAGTGCGCCGACGCCAAGGCCGAACTCCCCAAGGGCCTCCGCCTGATCCCGGTCACCACACTCACGACCGCGGTGAACGCCCTGAACACCCTGAACACGGGCAAGGGCTCCGTGCCGAGCTGCTGA
- a CDS encoding Lrp/AsnC family transcriptional regulator, whose product MAIDRLDGRIIVLLAREPRIGVLEMSRRLGVARGTVQARLDRLQSNGVIRGFGPQVDPAALGYPVTAFATLQIRQGQGPDVRAHLATVPEVLELLTTTGTGDMLCRLVARSNADLQRVIDRVVGFDGIVRASTAIVMENPVPLRIIPLVEQASADGAEGA is encoded by the coding sequence GTGGCGATCGATCGTCTGGACGGGCGGATCATCGTGCTCCTCGCCCGGGAGCCGCGCATCGGCGTGCTGGAGATGTCCCGGCGGCTGGGGGTCGCGCGGGGCACGGTGCAGGCGCGGCTGGACCGGCTCCAGTCGAACGGGGTCATCCGCGGCTTCGGCCCGCAGGTGGATCCGGCCGCCCTCGGCTATCCGGTGACGGCGTTCGCGACCCTCCAGATCCGCCAGGGCCAGGGCCCCGACGTCCGGGCGCACCTGGCGACCGTCCCGGAGGTCCTGGAACTCCTGACCACCACCGGCACCGGCGACATGCTGTGCCGCCTGGTGGCCCGCTCGAACGCCGACCTCCAGCGCGTCATCGACCGGGTCGTCGGCTTCGACGGCATCGTCCGCGCCTCCACGGCCATCGTCATGGAGAACCCGGTCCCGCTGCGCATCATCCCGCTGGTGGAGCAGGCGTCAGCGGACGGCGCGGAAGGTGCGTAG